From one Chanodichthys erythropterus isolate Z2021 chromosome 3, ASM2448905v1, whole genome shotgun sequence genomic stretch:
- the LOC137003675 gene encoding erythroblast NAD(P)(+)--arginine ADP-ribosyltransferase-like has product MLLIIEALLILATLGQDHRTAASEGHIFPLDMALNSVDDEYDGCTENMTQQVETKYLKRELNSSESDFKGSWQYCEKNSTNPEHNMTKNHSIAICVYTDRKVYGVFNNDTRYGKQNYTNDTYKWYSLHFLLAKAIQILKETQDECILTYRNTNVRFNESVKNTTVRFGQFASSSYNLNRAKFFGNVSCFEIYTCYGANVTKYSKLPREQEVLIPPYEMFNVTDVKSIRDFKNLRCETVYTLNSTGTQSDLNCALFTRPRS; this is encoded by the exons ATGTTGCTGATCATTGAAGCTCTTCTCATTTTAGCTACTCTAGGACAG GATCACAGAACTGCTGCTTCTGAAGGACACATATTTCCACTGGATATGGCACTGAATTCTGTTGATGATGAATATGACGGTTGTACAGAGAACATGACACAACAGGTGGAGACAAAATATTTGAAGAGGGAGCTCAACAGCTCTGAATCTGATTTTAAAGGATCTtggcaatattgtgaaaaaaattCTACAAATCCAGAACATAACATGACAAAGAATCATTCAATCGCCATTTGTGTGTACACAGACAGAAAAGTCTatggtgtttttaataatgaCACTCGTTACGGTAAACAAAACTACACAAACGACACATACAAATGGTATTCACTTCACTTTCTGTTAGCAAAAGCAATACAGATTCTAAAGGAAACACAAGATGAATGTATTCTAACTTATCGTAATACAAATGTTAGATTTAATGAGAGTGTAAAGAACACAACAGTTCGTTTTGGTCAATTTGCATCTTCCTCCTATAATCTTAACAGAGCTAAGTTTTTTGGAAATGTATCTTGTTTCGAGATCTACACTTGTTACGGTGCAAATGTGACAAAATATTCTAAGCTTCCTCGTGAGCAAGAGGTGCTGATTCCTCCGTATGAGATGTTTAATGTCACTGATGTCAAGTCAATAagagattttaaaaatcttaggTGTGAAACTGTATACACTTTAAATAGCACTGGAACACAAAGCGACCTGAACTGTGCTCTATTCACGAGACCACGTTCATAA